The following coding sequences are from one Lycium ferocissimum isolate CSIRO_LF1 chromosome 3, AGI_CSIRO_Lferr_CH_V1, whole genome shotgun sequence window:
- the LOC132049478 gene encoding uncharacterized protein LOC132049478 isoform X1 — MAIKAFLLLVVLFSSLYIVSFSLYEDQVGLVDWHQQYIGKVKNAVFQTQKAGRKRVVVSTEENVIASLDLRHGEIFWRHVFGDNDTIDSIDISMGKHVITLSSEGSILRAWNLPDGQMVWESFLRGSRPSRSLLLTPTNLKAEKDNVILVHGNGYLHSLSSIDGVILWTKDLSREGIDIQHLIHPEGSEAMYAIGVGDLTQFEAYIINVRNGELLKHSRMAFPGGFSGDISLVTSDKAVVLDSSGSILVSISFTEGEIKFQQVNIANLLQHVSGSAVLLPSKLAGMVAVKIGKSLSFIKVTNEGRLEAVDTVPHLEAVSDSLPFSEGQSGFGLIQHDGSKIHLTIRTGNDLKSYLLEESFEVDQHRGLVHKVFINNYIRTDRTYGFRALIVMEDHSLLLMQQGAIVWNREDGLASIIDVTTSELPVERAGVVSKVEHSLFEWLKGHLLKLKGTLMLATPDDIAAIQRLRLQSAEKSKMTRDHNGFRKLLIVLTRAGKLFAIHTGDGRIVWSLLLNAFRRSEICENPRALKIHQWQVPHHHALDENPSVLVVGTSGLNSEASGILSFIDAYKGEELNFLAPAHSIAQVIPLPFTDSIEQRLHLLIDAEGNGHLYPRTPEAVSIFQKELGNIYWYSVEVNSNVLRGHVVKKNCIPEIGDDYCFESSDLWSVVFPSESEKIIATSTRKLSEVVHTQAKVTGDQDVSYKYISKNLLFMATVTPKSDIGSVLPEDSWLFVYLIDTVTGRVLHRMSHHGSQGPVHAVFSENWVVYHYFNLRAHRYEMSVIEIYDQSRADNKDVLKLVLGKHNLTAALSSYSRPEVITKSQSYFFTHSVKTMAVTATAKGITSRQLLIGTIGDQVLAVDKRFLDPRRTLNPTQAEKEEGIIPLTDSLPIMPQAYVTHALKVEGLRNIIAIPAKLESTTLVFAHGLDLFFTRLAPSKTYDSLTEDFSYALLLITIVALVIAIFVTWILSERKELEENWK; from the exons CATAGTATCATTCTCTCTTTATGAAGACCAAGTTGGACTCGTGGACTG GCATCAACAGTACATCGGAAAAGTGAAGAATGCAGTTTTTCAAACTCAGAAAGCTGGTAGGAAGCGTGTTGTGGTATCCACAGAGGAGAATGTCATTGCTTCGCTTGATCTTCGGCATGGGGAGATTT TTTGGAGGCATGTTTTTGGGGACAATGACACCATCGATTCAATTGATATCTCCATGGGAAAAC ATGTTATCACCCTATCATCAGAGGGAAGTATCTTAAGAGCTTGGAACCTTCCTGATGGCCAGATGGTTTGGGAGTCGTTCCTTCGTGGATCAAGGCCCTCCAGATCATTGTTATTGACTCCA aCAAACTTGAAAGCTGAGAAGGACAACGTGATTCTTGTTCATGGCAATGGTTACCTGCATTCTCTTTCGAGCATTGATGGTGTCATTCTCTGGACAAAGGATTTATCACGTGAAGG CATTGACATTCAACATTTGATTCATCCTGAAGGAAGCGAGGCAATGTATGCTATAGGAGTTGGTGATCTGACCCAGTTTGAAGCATATATAATCAATGTTAGGAATGGTGAACTGCTGAAGCACAGCAGGATGGCATTTCCTGGTGGATTTTCCGGTGATATATCTCTTGTCACAAGTGACAAAGCAGTGGTGCTGGACTCCTCTGGGTCAATTTTAGTCTCAATAAGCTTCACTGAGGGAGAAATAAAATTTCAGCAGGTGAACATTGCCAATCTTCTTCAGCACGTGTCAGGCTCAGCTGTGCTATTGCCTTCTAAACTTGCGGGAATGGTCGCTGTGAAAATTGGGAAATCTTTGTCATTCATCAAAGTGACAAATGAAGGCAGATTGGAGGCAGTGGATACAGTGCCTCATCTTGAGGCTGTAAGTGATTCTTTGCCTTTTTCAGAAGGCCAAAGCGGTTTTGGGTTGATTCAGCATGATGGTTCTAAGATTCATCTCACAATAAGGACTGGTAATGATTTGAAGAGCTATTTACTCGAAGAAAGTTTTGAAGTGGACCAACATAGGGGGCTTGTCCACAAGGTTTTCATCAACAACTATATCCGAACAGACCGAACTTATGGATTTAGGGCTTTGATTGTCATGGAAGACCATTCACTGCTATTGATGCAACAGGGTGCGATTGTCTGGAATAGAGAAGATGGGCTTGCATCTATTATAGATGTAACAACCTCGGAATTGCCTGTAGAGAGGGCTGGGGTTGTCTCTAAAGTGGAGCATAGCCTCTTTGAATGGCTCAAG GGCCATCTGCTGAAACTTAAAGGGACCCTAATGCTTGCGACCCCTGATGATATAGCCGCGATTCAGAGACTGAGGTTACAAAGTGCTGAGAAAAGCAAGATGACTCGAGACCATAATGGGTTTAGGAAGCTACTCATTGTACTTACGCGAGCAGGAAAACTTTTTGCGATTCACACAGGAGATGGACGAATTGTTTGGTCCCTCTTACTGAATGCTTTTCGTAGATCAGAGATATGTGAAAATCCCAGGGCGCTCAAGATACATCAGTGGCAAGTCCCCCATCATCATGCATTAGACGAGAACCCATCAGTCCTTGTGGTTGGCACTAGTGGACTTAACTCAGAAGCATCTGGAATTCTCTCTTTTATTGATGCTTACAAAGGAGAGGAGCTTAATTTCCTAGCACCTGCTCATTCTATTGCACAAGTTATACCACTGCCATTTACGGATTCCATCGAGCAGCGTCTGCATCTACTGATAGATGCTGAGGGGAATGGCCACCTGTATCCCAGAACTCCTGAGGCAGTTAGCATTTTCCAGAAGGAGTTGGGAAACATATACTGGTACTCAGTTGAAGTAAATAGTAATGTATTAAGGGGACATGTGGTGAAGAAGAATTGCATACCTGAGATAGGCGATGACTACTGTTTTGAATCCAGTGACCTTTGGTCTGTTGTGTTCCCCTCTGAGTCAGAAAAGATCATTGCAACCTCAACAAGAAAATTAAGCGAG GTGGTTCATACACAAGCTAAGGTAACAGGGGACCAGGATGtgtcatataaatatatatctaaGAATCTGCTGTTTATGGCCACTGTTACACCCAAATCTGACATTGGCTCAGTACTCCCAGAGGATTCCTGGCTGTTTGTTTATCTCATTGACACAGTAACTGGCCGTGTACTGCACCGGATGTCTCATCATGGCTCTCAGGGACCTGTCCATGCG GTGTTTAGTGAGAACTGGGTTGTCTACCACTACTTCAACCTACGAGCACATAGATATGAAATGTCTGTCATTGAGATCTATGATCAATCTCGAGCG GATAACAAAGATGTGCTGAAGCTTGTTTTGGGAAAGCATAATCTCACGGCAGCCCTGTCTTCGTACTCGCGTCCTGAAGTGATCACTAAATCTCAGTCTTATTTCTTCACTCATTCTGTGAAAACAATGGCAGTGACAGCAACAGCAAAAGGCATTACTTCCAGGCAGCTGCTTATTGGCACAATTGGAGATCAG GTTTTGGCAGTTGACAAGCGTTTCCTAGATCCTCGAAGAACACTGAACCCTACTCAAGCTGAAAAAGAGGAAGGGATTATACCTCTTACCGACTCATTGCCAATTATGCCACAG GCTTACGTCACACATGCCCTTAAAGTGGAAGGCCTTAGAAACATAATAGCTATACCAGCAAAGCTGGAGTCAACCACCCTTGTCTTTGCTCATGGACTGGATCTCTTTTTCACTCGGCTTGCTCCGTCAAAGACCTATGACTCTCTTACTGAAGATTTTAGTTATGCATTGCTTCTCATTACAATAGTTGCCCTGGTTATAGCAATTTTTGTAACATGGATTTTGTCCGAGAGGAAAGAGTTAGAGGAGAATTGGAAGTGA
- the LOC132049478 gene encoding uncharacterized protein LOC132049478 isoform X2, whose translation MAIKAFLLLVVLFSSLYSSFSLYEDQVGLVDWHQQYIGKVKNAVFQTQKAGRKRVVVSTEENVIASLDLRHGEIFWRHVFGDNDTIDSIDISMGKHVITLSSEGSILRAWNLPDGQMVWESFLRGSRPSRSLLLTPTNLKAEKDNVILVHGNGYLHSLSSIDGVILWTKDLSREGIDIQHLIHPEGSEAMYAIGVGDLTQFEAYIINVRNGELLKHSRMAFPGGFSGDISLVTSDKAVVLDSSGSILVSISFTEGEIKFQQVNIANLLQHVSGSAVLLPSKLAGMVAVKIGKSLSFIKVTNEGRLEAVDTVPHLEAVSDSLPFSEGQSGFGLIQHDGSKIHLTIRTGNDLKSYLLEESFEVDQHRGLVHKVFINNYIRTDRTYGFRALIVMEDHSLLLMQQGAIVWNREDGLASIIDVTTSELPVERAGVVSKVEHSLFEWLKGHLLKLKGTLMLATPDDIAAIQRLRLQSAEKSKMTRDHNGFRKLLIVLTRAGKLFAIHTGDGRIVWSLLLNAFRRSEICENPRALKIHQWQVPHHHALDENPSVLVVGTSGLNSEASGILSFIDAYKGEELNFLAPAHSIAQVIPLPFTDSIEQRLHLLIDAEGNGHLYPRTPEAVSIFQKELGNIYWYSVEVNSNVLRGHVVKKNCIPEIGDDYCFESSDLWSVVFPSESEKIIATSTRKLSEVVHTQAKVTGDQDVSYKYISKNLLFMATVTPKSDIGSVLPEDSWLFVYLIDTVTGRVLHRMSHHGSQGPVHAVFSENWVVYHYFNLRAHRYEMSVIEIYDQSRADNKDVLKLVLGKHNLTAALSSYSRPEVITKSQSYFFTHSVKTMAVTATAKGITSRQLLIGTIGDQVLAVDKRFLDPRRTLNPTQAEKEEGIIPLTDSLPIMPQAYVTHALKVEGLRNIIAIPAKLESTTLVFAHGLDLFFTRLAPSKTYDSLTEDFSYALLLITIVALVIAIFVTWILSERKELEENWK comes from the exons GCATCAACAGTACATCGGAAAAGTGAAGAATGCAGTTTTTCAAACTCAGAAAGCTGGTAGGAAGCGTGTTGTGGTATCCACAGAGGAGAATGTCATTGCTTCGCTTGATCTTCGGCATGGGGAGATTT TTTGGAGGCATGTTTTTGGGGACAATGACACCATCGATTCAATTGATATCTCCATGGGAAAAC ATGTTATCACCCTATCATCAGAGGGAAGTATCTTAAGAGCTTGGAACCTTCCTGATGGCCAGATGGTTTGGGAGTCGTTCCTTCGTGGATCAAGGCCCTCCAGATCATTGTTATTGACTCCA aCAAACTTGAAAGCTGAGAAGGACAACGTGATTCTTGTTCATGGCAATGGTTACCTGCATTCTCTTTCGAGCATTGATGGTGTCATTCTCTGGACAAAGGATTTATCACGTGAAGG CATTGACATTCAACATTTGATTCATCCTGAAGGAAGCGAGGCAATGTATGCTATAGGAGTTGGTGATCTGACCCAGTTTGAAGCATATATAATCAATGTTAGGAATGGTGAACTGCTGAAGCACAGCAGGATGGCATTTCCTGGTGGATTTTCCGGTGATATATCTCTTGTCACAAGTGACAAAGCAGTGGTGCTGGACTCCTCTGGGTCAATTTTAGTCTCAATAAGCTTCACTGAGGGAGAAATAAAATTTCAGCAGGTGAACATTGCCAATCTTCTTCAGCACGTGTCAGGCTCAGCTGTGCTATTGCCTTCTAAACTTGCGGGAATGGTCGCTGTGAAAATTGGGAAATCTTTGTCATTCATCAAAGTGACAAATGAAGGCAGATTGGAGGCAGTGGATACAGTGCCTCATCTTGAGGCTGTAAGTGATTCTTTGCCTTTTTCAGAAGGCCAAAGCGGTTTTGGGTTGATTCAGCATGATGGTTCTAAGATTCATCTCACAATAAGGACTGGTAATGATTTGAAGAGCTATTTACTCGAAGAAAGTTTTGAAGTGGACCAACATAGGGGGCTTGTCCACAAGGTTTTCATCAACAACTATATCCGAACAGACCGAACTTATGGATTTAGGGCTTTGATTGTCATGGAAGACCATTCACTGCTATTGATGCAACAGGGTGCGATTGTCTGGAATAGAGAAGATGGGCTTGCATCTATTATAGATGTAACAACCTCGGAATTGCCTGTAGAGAGGGCTGGGGTTGTCTCTAAAGTGGAGCATAGCCTCTTTGAATGGCTCAAG GGCCATCTGCTGAAACTTAAAGGGACCCTAATGCTTGCGACCCCTGATGATATAGCCGCGATTCAGAGACTGAGGTTACAAAGTGCTGAGAAAAGCAAGATGACTCGAGACCATAATGGGTTTAGGAAGCTACTCATTGTACTTACGCGAGCAGGAAAACTTTTTGCGATTCACACAGGAGATGGACGAATTGTTTGGTCCCTCTTACTGAATGCTTTTCGTAGATCAGAGATATGTGAAAATCCCAGGGCGCTCAAGATACATCAGTGGCAAGTCCCCCATCATCATGCATTAGACGAGAACCCATCAGTCCTTGTGGTTGGCACTAGTGGACTTAACTCAGAAGCATCTGGAATTCTCTCTTTTATTGATGCTTACAAAGGAGAGGAGCTTAATTTCCTAGCACCTGCTCATTCTATTGCACAAGTTATACCACTGCCATTTACGGATTCCATCGAGCAGCGTCTGCATCTACTGATAGATGCTGAGGGGAATGGCCACCTGTATCCCAGAACTCCTGAGGCAGTTAGCATTTTCCAGAAGGAGTTGGGAAACATATACTGGTACTCAGTTGAAGTAAATAGTAATGTATTAAGGGGACATGTGGTGAAGAAGAATTGCATACCTGAGATAGGCGATGACTACTGTTTTGAATCCAGTGACCTTTGGTCTGTTGTGTTCCCCTCTGAGTCAGAAAAGATCATTGCAACCTCAACAAGAAAATTAAGCGAG GTGGTTCATACACAAGCTAAGGTAACAGGGGACCAGGATGtgtcatataaatatatatctaaGAATCTGCTGTTTATGGCCACTGTTACACCCAAATCTGACATTGGCTCAGTACTCCCAGAGGATTCCTGGCTGTTTGTTTATCTCATTGACACAGTAACTGGCCGTGTACTGCACCGGATGTCTCATCATGGCTCTCAGGGACCTGTCCATGCG GTGTTTAGTGAGAACTGGGTTGTCTACCACTACTTCAACCTACGAGCACATAGATATGAAATGTCTGTCATTGAGATCTATGATCAATCTCGAGCG GATAACAAAGATGTGCTGAAGCTTGTTTTGGGAAAGCATAATCTCACGGCAGCCCTGTCTTCGTACTCGCGTCCTGAAGTGATCACTAAATCTCAGTCTTATTTCTTCACTCATTCTGTGAAAACAATGGCAGTGACAGCAACAGCAAAAGGCATTACTTCCAGGCAGCTGCTTATTGGCACAATTGGAGATCAG GTTTTGGCAGTTGACAAGCGTTTCCTAGATCCTCGAAGAACACTGAACCCTACTCAAGCTGAAAAAGAGGAAGGGATTATACCTCTTACCGACTCATTGCCAATTATGCCACAG GCTTACGTCACACATGCCCTTAAAGTGGAAGGCCTTAGAAACATAATAGCTATACCAGCAAAGCTGGAGTCAACCACCCTTGTCTTTGCTCATGGACTGGATCTCTTTTTCACTCGGCTTGCTCCGTCAAAGACCTATGACTCTCTTACTGAAGATTTTAGTTATGCATTGCTTCTCATTACAATAGTTGCCCTGGTTATAGCAATTTTTGTAACATGGATTTTGTCCGAGAGGAAAGAGTTAGAGGAGAATTGGAAGTGA
- the LOC132048636 gene encoding protein PELOTA 1-like: MKLLGKKLLPNQPGTIAIIPEKPDDLWLLFNLITKGDIISTSTTRKIQNSSDSTNKKNNSRVKLDLEIKITNLDYEKSSSIIRLRGKTITSNEHVKSGVFHTLELEIKKDFNLTKEIWDEEQIGILKDGSGQNGSKSDLGIILMKEGLAEILLIGKNSTTTHCSTIRGDKMTKNSSNSKKFFENVFVSFRKYIDMDIVPYVVIASNESIKDEFRVYLSKIKSIESKKSRILMVNKNNVKEILTDKVVMNVMKGTKSEMDMKVLDEFMNLVVTKCDRACYGTKSVEYAHDLMAIETLLITEEILENKDIKLRKKYLGLKKSVNEAGGKVVQFNDVEGHRLAQMTGVAAILRFPIPNLEDLVL, encoded by the coding sequence ATGAAGCTTTTAGGTAAAAAATTACTCCCAAATCAACCAGGCACAATAGCAATCATACCAGAAAAACCAGATGATTTATGGCTTTTATTCAATCTAATTACCAAAGGTGATATCATCTCAACCTCAACCACTCGCAAAATCCAAAATTCATCAGAttcaacaaacaaaaagaaCAATTCTAGGGTTAAACTTGACCTAGAAATTAAAATCACAAATCTCGATTACGAAAAAAGCTCTTCAATTATTCGTCTACGTGGCAAAACAATAACATCAAACGAACATGTTAAATCAGGTGTTTTCCACacattggagttggaaattAAAAAGGATTTCAATTTAACGAAGGAGATTTGGGatgaagaacaaatagggatttTGAAAGACGGGTCGGGTCAAAACGGGTCAAAATCTGATTTAGGGATAATTTTGATGAAGGAAGGTTTAGCTGAGATTTTACTGATCGGTAAAAATTCAACAACTACTCACTGTTCGACAATTCGAGGCGATAAAATGACGAAAAACTCCTCGAATTCGAAGAAATTTTTCGAGAATGTTTTCGTTTCGTTTAGGAAGTATATCGATATGGATATCGTACCTTATGTTGTGATCGCGAGTAATGAGTCGATAAAGGATGAGTTCCGAGTTTATTTATCGAAGATAAAGTCGATCGAGAGTAAAAAATCGCGTATTTTAATGGTGAATAAGAACAATGTGAAGGAAATTTTGACTGATAAAGTTGTGATGAATGTGATGAAGGGTACAAAGAGTGAAATGGAtatgaaggtgttggatgagtttatgaatttggttgtAACAAAATGTGATAGGGCATGTTATGGTACAAAAAGTGTGGAATATGCACATGATTTGATGGCAATTGAGACACTTTTAATTACTGAAGAAATATTGGAAAATAAGGATATTAAGCTGAGGAAAAAGTATTTAGGGTTGAAGAAATCAGTTAATGAAGCTGGTGGGAAAGTGGTACAATTTAATGATGTTGAAGGACATAGACTTGCTCAGATGACTGGTGTTGCTGCAATTTTGAGGTTTCCTATACCTAATCTTGAGGATTTGGTTTTGTAA